In Nocardioides sp. JQ2195, a genomic segment contains:
- a CDS encoding FAD-binding dehydrogenase produces MSDSAAVDPVPSASTDFTPDVIVVGAGLAGLVATHELTRAGRKVLVVEQENRHNLGGQAFWSLGGLFFVDSPEQRRMGIKDSPELAMQDWLGSAAFDRPDDEDVWGRRWAEAYVAWAASGKRDYVRELGLKFLPFVGWAERGSGSASGHGNSVPRFHLSWGTGPAVVEIFEKPVVAAEANGLVRFAFRHQVDEIITEDGAVVGVRGSVLEPSTAERGVRSSREVVGDFEHRAAAVVVTSGGIGHNFELMRKNWPTDRLGPAPKHMIAGVPAHVDGRMLAISEQAGAQLVNKDRMWAYTEGIHNWDPIWPDHAIRIIPGPSSLWFDALGNRLPSPNFPGFDSIGTMKEILATGHDYSWFVLTQKIIEKEFALSGSEQNPDITRRDLKFMLQSRLAKGAPGPVEKFKEHGEDFVVADTIEELVAGMNRLGRDGAEIDAAHLEKQVVERDRQLGNAFSKDMQLMAIRNARHSRTDKLIRVAPPHEILDPANGPLIAVRLNILSRKTLGGIQTNLDSQVVGADGSPIAGLYAAGEVAGFGGGGVHGHNALEGTFLGGCIFSGRAAGLALARDL; encoded by the coding sequence GTGAGCGACTCCGCAGCTGTTGACCCCGTCCCCTCGGCCTCGACCGACTTCACGCCCGACGTCATCGTCGTGGGCGCCGGGCTGGCCGGCCTGGTCGCGACCCACGAGCTGACCCGCGCCGGCAGGAAGGTGCTCGTCGTCGAGCAGGAGAACCGCCACAACCTCGGGGGCCAGGCGTTCTGGTCGCTGGGCGGGCTGTTCTTCGTCGACTCGCCCGAGCAGCGACGCATGGGCATCAAGGACTCACCCGAGCTGGCGATGCAGGACTGGCTCGGGTCGGCGGCCTTCGACCGCCCGGACGACGAGGACGTGTGGGGCCGCCGATGGGCGGAGGCGTACGTCGCGTGGGCGGCGTCCGGCAAGCGCGACTACGTGCGCGAGCTGGGCCTGAAGTTCCTCCCGTTCGTCGGCTGGGCGGAGCGCGGTTCCGGCTCGGCCAGCGGCCACGGCAACTCGGTCCCGCGCTTCCACCTGTCGTGGGGCACCGGCCCGGCGGTGGTGGAGATCTTCGAGAAGCCCGTCGTGGCTGCCGAGGCCAACGGCCTGGTCCGGTTCGCGTTCCGGCACCAGGTGGACGAGATCATCACCGAGGACGGTGCGGTGGTCGGCGTACGCGGCTCGGTGCTCGAGCCGAGCACTGCCGAGCGTGGTGTGAGGTCGTCGCGCGAGGTGGTTGGCGACTTCGAGCACCGTGCGGCTGCGGTCGTGGTGACCTCCGGCGGCATCGGCCACAACTTCGAGCTGATGCGCAAGAACTGGCCCACCGATCGACTCGGCCCGGCGCCCAAGCACATGATCGCGGGTGTGCCCGCCCACGTCGACGGCCGGATGCTGGCGATCTCGGAGCAGGCCGGCGCCCAGCTGGTGAACAAGGACCGGATGTGGGCCTACACCGAGGGCATCCACAACTGGGACCCGATCTGGCCCGACCACGCGATCCGCATCATCCCCGGCCCGTCGTCGCTGTGGTTCGACGCCCTCGGCAACCGGCTGCCCTCGCCCAACTTCCCGGGCTTCGACTCGATCGGCACGATGAAGGAGATCCTGGCCACCGGCCACGACTACTCCTGGTTCGTGCTGACCCAGAAGATCATCGAGAAGGAGTTCGCGCTCTCGGGCTCCGAGCAGAACCCCGACATCACGCGGCGCGACCTCAAGTTCATGCTGCAGTCGCGCCTGGCCAAGGGTGCGCCGGGTCCGGTCGAGAAGTTCAAGGAGCACGGCGAGGACTTCGTCGTCGCCGACACGATCGAGGAGCTCGTCGCGGGGATGAACCGGCTCGGTCGCGACGGCGCCGAGATCGACGCCGCACACCTCGAGAAGCAGGTCGTCGAGCGCGACCGCCAGCTCGGCAACGCCTTCTCCAAGGACATGCAGCTGATGGCGATCCGCAACGCGCGCCACTCTCGCACCGACAAGCTGATCCGGGTCGCGCCGCCGCACGAGATCCTCGATCCGGCCAACGGTCCGCTGATCGCGGTGCGGCTCAACATCCTCTCCCGCAAGACCTTGGGCGGCATCCAGACCAACCTCGACTCCCAGGTGGTCGGCGCCGACGGTTCGCCGATCGCCGGCCTCTACGCCGCGGGCGAGGTGGCCGGCTTCGGCGGTGGCGGCGTGCACGGCCACAACGCCCTCGAGGGCACCTTCCTCGGCGGCTGCATCTTCTCGGGCCGGGCGGCCGGCCTGGCGCTGGCTCGGGACCTGTGA
- a CDS encoding SDR family NAD(P)-dependent oxidoreductase has protein sequence MAPTALVTGASSGIGKATATALRDRGFRVIGTSRNPATAPEVNGIEWLALDLESRESIVACAQAAGTVDVLVNNAGESQSGAFEELPLDALDRLFQLNVLGPVQLTQLVLPGMRERGHGRVVMVGSMIASFPLPYRSSYAATKAAIRAFATAARPELSPHGVWLTTVEPGSINTGISQRRTKYVADDSPFRAECDTVIDVLDAKESRGISAEAVAETIVAAVEEDEPRSLYARGSMAPAVFALRRLAPRGVVERITSRMFGLKR, from the coding sequence ATGGCGCCCACCGCCCTGGTCACCGGCGCCTCCTCCGGCATCGGGAAGGCGACGGCAACCGCCTTGCGGGACAGGGGATTCCGGGTCATCGGCACCAGCCGCAATCCGGCAACCGCGCCTGAGGTCAACGGCATCGAGTGGTTGGCCCTCGACCTCGAGTCGCGGGAGTCGATCGTGGCCTGCGCGCAAGCAGCCGGGACGGTCGACGTGCTGGTCAACAACGCCGGTGAGTCCCAGTCGGGCGCCTTCGAGGAGCTGCCCCTCGATGCGCTCGACCGACTGTTCCAGCTCAACGTCCTGGGCCCGGTCCAGCTCACCCAGCTCGTGCTTCCCGGCATGCGCGAGCGCGGCCACGGCCGGGTGGTGATGGTCGGGTCGATGATCGCCAGCTTCCCGCTGCCCTACCGGTCGTCGTACGCCGCGACGAAGGCCGCGATCAGGGCGTTCGCCACGGCCGCCCGCCCGGAGCTGTCGCCCCACGGCGTGTGGCTGACGACCGTGGAGCCCGGATCGATCAACACCGGCATCAGCCAGCGACGCACGAAGTACGTCGCCGACGACTCGCCCTTCAGGGCGGAGTGCGACACGGTCATCGACGTGCTCGACGCCAAGGAGTCCAGGGGCATCAGCGCCGAGGCGGTCGCCGAGACGATCGTCGCCGCGGTCGAGGAGGACGAGCCGAGGTCTCTCTACGCGCGCGGCAGCATGGCGCCGGCGGTCTTCGCGCTGCGCCGGCTCGCGCCCCGTGGCGTGGTGGAGAGGATCACGAGCCGGATGTTCGGCCTGAAGCGCTGA
- a CDS encoding SDR family oxidoreductase: MTLPVLLVLGAGPGVGAAVASRFHDDGYRVVLAARNIVRLAALADELRGAGAKIETVRVDLTDEAGVRRVVEEVGRSHGHIDVLHFNPSAWRQQDPLGLGVEELIGDLRLGVAPLLPAVQAARPWMPAGARIVTTGSAAADKPWHEAAALGVQKAALRNLVTSLDTTLAPDGIRAVNVQVDGVLSSTGTFTPKNVAAAIHSAVRREGAWTSLVHYPA; this comes from the coding sequence GTGACCCTTCCCGTTCTGCTGGTCCTCGGTGCCGGACCCGGTGTCGGCGCAGCCGTGGCCAGCCGCTTCCACGACGACGGGTACCGCGTGGTGCTGGCCGCCCGGAACATCGTCCGCCTCGCGGCGCTGGCCGACGAGCTGCGGGGCGCCGGCGCCAAGATCGAGACCGTCCGGGTGGACCTCACCGACGAGGCCGGCGTACGCCGCGTGGTCGAGGAGGTCGGACGCAGCCACGGCCACATCGACGTGCTGCACTTCAACCCGAGCGCCTGGCGGCAGCAGGATCCTCTCGGGCTCGGGGTCGAGGAGCTGATCGGGGACCTCCGGCTCGGCGTGGCCCCGTTGCTTCCCGCGGTCCAGGCGGCCCGGCCCTGGATGCCGGCGGGGGCCAGGATCGTGACCACCGGGAGCGCCGCCGCCGACAAGCCGTGGCACGAAGCGGCCGCGCTCGGTGTGCAGAAGGCGGCGCTGCGCAACCTGGTCACCAGCCTCGACACCACGCTGGCCCCGGACGGGATCCGGGCGGTGAACGTGCAGGTGGACGGCGTGCTCTCTTCCACGGGCACCTTCACGCCGAAGAACGTGGCGGCCGCCATCCACTCCGCGGTTCGTCGGGAGGGCGCCTGGACGTCCTTGGTCCACTACCCGGCCTGA